The genomic stretch GCCGATGATCGGGTCGCCGGTCTGGGCGTCGCGGATGGTACCGGACAGCTGACCGGTCGTCTGGGCAGTCGCGGGGACGGCGAGCCCGAGCAGGAGTCCCAACAGGGGGAGGACGAAGCGAAGGCGCATGGGGCGCGGGGTCAGGAGCGGGCGGCGGAGACCGCGTCGAGCAGGGGTGCGAGCGCGTCGCGGTCCACACGGATCGAGAAGCGCTCGCGGAGGCGGGCCACGGCGGCCACGAGGCGGCGCTGGGCGAAGGGGATGTCGAGGGCCTCGCGGGCGAAGGGCTCGGCCTCGGCGACGGTCATGGGGCGGGACGGCAGGGTCTCGCCGCGCTCGATGAGGGCGTAGCGCCCCTCCACTTCGGTCGGCCCGACGACCGTGCCGGGCGCCGCGGCGAACACGGCCTCGGCCATGCGGCCGAGTTGGGCGCGGGTGACCGGTCCGAGGTCGCCCCCGGCGGTCGCGGCGCCGAGGCGGAGCGAGTGGGCGCGGGCGAGCGCGTCGAACGACTCCCCGGCGAGGAGCCGCGCGAGCAGCCCGTCGGCGTCGGCGCGGGTGCGGACCAGGATCTCGCGGGCGCGGACGCGCTCCGGCATCCGGTACAGGTCCGGGTGCGCCGCGATGGTTGCCCGGAGCGAGTCGGCGGGGATGTCGTCCGCCAGCCGGAGGCGGCGCTTGGCGACCTCGAACGTCCACTCGGCCATCTGGTCGGACACGATGCGCGCGAGGCGCGGGTCGCGGTCCAGCCCGGCGCCACGGGCCCGCGCCGTCAACTCCTCGCGGACGAGCAGGCCCTCGATGAACGCGCGGAGGCTCGCACCGTCCTGGACCGCCGCGCGCTGGCGCTCGGTCATGGTCGCAGCGCGGTCCTCCACGTCGCCCACGGTCCACGCGTCGGCGGCGAGGGCGTCGGAGTCGAAGCGCACCAGCGGGGTGCGGCGCCACTGGGCCAGCGCCTCGGCGTCGAGGCCCGGGGCCACGCCGGTCGCGAAGGCGACGAGCCGGTCGAAGGCGGCCTCGTCGAAGCGGGGCGCGAGGTCGTCGCGGACGGTGCGGCTCAGCCGGAACCGGGCGTCGTTGCGCTTCCGCTTGCGGACGTAGCGGCGCACCTGGTCGATCTTGGTGGCGAAGGCGTCCTCGGTGAGCAGCGGGTTCGTCGTCCGCGCGTCGACCCGGATCACGGAGTAGCCGGTCGCGGTGCGGACCGGCTCGGAGACTTCGCCGATGGGCAGGCGGAAGGCCACGGCCTCGAACGACGGGTCCATCTCATCGTGGCCGAACGCGCCCAGGTGGCCGCCCGAGGCGGCCAGGGCCGAGTCGGCGAACGTCTCGCGGGCGAGCGCCTCGAACGTCTCCCCGGCGAGGAGCCGGACGCGGAGCGCCTCGGCCGTGGCGTGGTCGCGGGCGTAGAGGTGCCGCGCGTCGTACGTCGTGTTCATCTGCGCGAACGTCTCCCGCAGGTCCGCGTCGGTGACGGCGAGTTCGTCGCCGAGGGTGGTCGCGGTGTAGAGGTCCACGAGCGCCTTCGTCTCGGCGAGGTCGCGCGCCGCGCGGTACTCGGCGGTCTGCTCGATGCCGTCCGCGCGGGCCTCCTCGATGAGCAGTTGGCGACTCACGAGGCCTTCGACCACCTCGTTCAGCGCGCCGGCCCCGCCCGGCGCTCCAGCGCGGACGACCACCTCGGCGTACGCCTCGGCCACGTCGTCCAGGGTGATGACGCCCTCCCCCACGCGCGCGACCACCGTCTCGCCGACACGGGTCTCCGCGTCGGCGGCGCACCCCGCCCACAGACCGAGGCCGAGCAGGAGGGCGCCCAGAGGCAGCATGGAGGAGGCTCGGACCGTCACGCCAGTTCGCGGATGGCTTCGCCGGTGGTCTCTCGGAGGACGAGGTCCGGCGAAAACACGGTGTGCACGGGGTCGGCGCCGGGGGCTTCCAGGCGACGGACGAGGTGCTCGGTGGCCAGCTTGCCCATCTCGTACATGGGCTGGCGCACGGTCGACAGGCCGACGTACGCGCTCGACTCAATGTCGTCGAACCCGATCACCTCCAGGTCACTGGGGGCCTCGAGCCCCGCCTCGCGGACGGCCCGAAGCGCTCCGTAGGCCATCACGTCGGCCGCGACGAAGATGGCCGTCGGGCCGTCGGGGCGCCCCTCGAAGCGCTGGAGGAGCGTGCGCATGGCGCTGTAGCCCGCAAACAGCGTGTAGCCGTCGTGGTCCAGGTCCATGTCCGTGTGCACGATCAGGTCGCTGTCCACCGGCAGCCCTGCATCCCGCAAGGCATCCTCATAGCCTGCCCGGCGCCGGTCCGACGGGACCGAGCCTTCCACGGGCAGCACCAGCCCGATCCGCTCGTGCCCGCGCTCGATGAGGTGCCGCGTCGCCACGGCCCCGCCCTGGCGGTTGTCGACAGTCACCGAGTCGATCTCCGGCTGGTAGGCGTCGATGAGGACCGCGGGCTGCCGGGAGGCCGCGATGCGCCGGACGCGGACCGCGTCGAGGGGGGTCGAGACGAGCAGCAGCCCATCGGCACGCCCCCGCTGGACGGCGCGGTCGAGCTGCCCGCCGATGCCGTCCAGCGTCCGGCTGGCGTACACCACGAGGTCGTAGTGGCTCGCGTCGAGCCGGTCCTGGATGCCGCGGAGCACCTCCATGAAGAACGCCGACGTCATGATGGGCACGACGGCCGCGATCAGGCGCGTGTTCTTGCGGGCGAGGCTCTGCGCCGTCGCATGGGGCTGGTAGCCGAGTTCGCGCGCGACCTCGAACACCCGCTCCCGGGTCGCGTCGGACACGCGCGGGTGCC from Rubrivirga sp. SAORIC476 encodes the following:
- a CDS encoding LacI family DNA-binding transcriptional regulator — protein: MPVTIYDIAEGAQVSIATVSRAFNGHPRVSDATRERVFEVARELGYQPHATAQSLARKNTRLIAAVVPIMTSAFFMEVLRGIQDRLDASHYDLVVYASRTLDGIGGQLDRAVQRGRADGLLLVSTPLDAVRVRRIAASRQPAVLIDAYQPEIDSVTVDNRQGGAVATRHLIERGHERIGLVLPVEGSVPSDRRRAGYEDALRDAGLPVDSDLIVHTDMDLDHDGYTLFAGYSAMRTLLQRFEGRPDGPTAIFVAADVMAYGALRAVREAGLEAPSDLEVIGFDDIESSAYVGLSTVRQPMYEMGKLATEHLVRRLEAPGADPVHTVFSPDLVLRETTGEAIRELA
- a CDS encoding peptidylprolyl isomerase codes for the protein MLPLGALLLGLGLWAGCAADAETRVGETVVARVGEGVITLDDVAEAYAEVVVRAGAPGGAGALNEVVEGLVSRQLLIEEARADGIEQTAEYRAARDLAETKALVDLYTATTLGDELAVTDADLRETFAQMNTTYDARHLYARDHATAEALRVRLLAGETFEALARETFADSALAASGGHLGAFGHDEMDPSFEAVAFRLPIGEVSEPVRTATGYSVIRVDARTTNPLLTEDAFATKIDQVRRYVRKRKRNDARFRLSRTVRDDLAPRFDEAAFDRLVAFATGVAPGLDAEALAQWRRTPLVRFDSDALAADAWTVGDVEDRAATMTERQRAAVQDGASLRAFIEGLLVREELTARARGAGLDRDPRLARIVSDQMAEWTFEVAKRRLRLADDIPADSLRATIAAHPDLYRMPERVRAREILVRTRADADGLLARLLAGESFDALARAHSLRLGAATAGGDLGPVTRAQLGRMAEAVFAAAPGTVVGPTEVEGRYALIERGETLPSRPMTVAEAEPFAREALDIPFAQRRLVAAVARLRERFSIRVDRDALAPLLDAVSAARS